One segment of Zhihengliuella halotolerans DNA contains the following:
- the glsA gene encoding glutaminase A produces the protein MRSPIEQYLRDLHRELSGLTEGLPFQGIPAMASADPDDFAICLATVDGYVYEVGDSQTEFTIQSISKPFTYGLALEDHGLDAVDRKIDVEPSGDAFNEISLAHDTGRPANPMINAGAIAATSLIKGSGGRDGFARILDVYSKFAGRPLSVSEHVFASESATGFRNRALADLLRSFGIIEDDPDGPVENYFRQCSVQVTARDLALMGATLANGGQQPVTGQQVVGLETVQRMLSVMLTCGMYDDAGAWTSAVGLPAKSGVGGGLMAVLPGQLGISVYSPPLDQHGSSVRGIAAVRRLAAEMGLHFVQAARIGRSAIREHYPITDSPSGVRRNQEATDVLTEHGHRAQLVELHGDLLFAGAESASRHVSSMPDEVEILLLDVRKVDEVNDVALRLMDELCDGFEESGRRVAVIDSPGRISEVLCTDGTPLFSGSTEAIEWAEELLLRKHGCSSLVPETVALPDFVALAPLTDEQIADLDAAMERRVYEDGDLIRRSGQKFGGIYFITSGHVAASTAHGGHHVRHATLGPGMTFGEIALGGGAPVRVRAEGQVNLLVLTADAIEKIERDNTALALALWKAVATDAYTRVEQNLQEVAVRVRI, from the coding sequence ATGCGTTCACCGATCGAACAGTACTTGCGGGATCTGCATCGCGAACTGTCGGGCCTGACGGAGGGTCTTCCCTTCCAGGGCATCCCGGCCATGGCGAGTGCAGACCCCGATGATTTCGCCATCTGCCTTGCCACCGTGGACGGCTACGTCTACGAAGTCGGGGACTCCCAGACCGAGTTCACCATCCAGTCCATCTCCAAACCTTTCACCTACGGGCTCGCCCTTGAAGACCACGGCTTGGACGCCGTCGACCGGAAGATCGATGTCGAACCTTCCGGCGACGCGTTCAACGAGATCTCCCTGGCCCACGACACCGGCCGGCCCGCCAACCCCATGATCAACGCCGGCGCGATCGCGGCGACCTCGCTCATCAAGGGCTCGGGGGGCCGCGACGGCTTCGCCCGGATCCTCGACGTCTACTCGAAGTTCGCGGGCCGCCCGCTCTCTGTCTCCGAGCACGTCTTCGCGTCCGAATCGGCCACGGGATTCCGCAACCGCGCCCTGGCCGACCTGCTGCGCAGCTTCGGCATCATCGAGGACGATCCGGACGGGCCGGTCGAGAACTACTTCCGCCAGTGCTCGGTCCAGGTCACCGCGCGCGATCTGGCCCTCATGGGCGCCACGCTGGCCAACGGCGGCCAGCAGCCCGTGACCGGTCAGCAGGTCGTGGGCCTGGAAACGGTCCAGCGCATGCTCTCGGTCATGCTCACGTGCGGGATGTACGACGACGCCGGCGCGTGGACGAGCGCCGTCGGCCTCCCTGCGAAATCGGGAGTGGGCGGCGGGCTCATGGCGGTGCTCCCCGGCCAGCTCGGCATCTCCGTGTACTCCCCGCCGCTCGACCAGCACGGCTCGTCGGTGCGCGGCATCGCCGCCGTCCGACGCCTCGCCGCCGAGATGGGGCTGCACTTCGTCCAGGCCGCGCGGATCGGCCGCTCAGCCATCCGCGAGCACTACCCCATCACCGATTCTCCCTCCGGCGTCCGCCGCAACCAGGAGGCCACCGACGTCCTCACCGAACACGGGCACCGGGCCCAGCTGGTGGAGCTGCACGGGGATCTGCTGTTCGCGGGCGCCGAGTCAGCGTCCCGGCACGTCAGTTCGATGCCCGACGAGGTCGAGATCCTGCTGCTGGACGTGCGCAAAGTGGACGAGGTCAACGACGTCGCCCTGCGGCTCATGGACGAGCTGTGCGACGGCTTCGAGGAGAGCGGCCGGCGAGTGGCCGTGATCGACAGCCCCGGCCGGATCTCCGAGGTCCTGTGCACCGACGGGACACCGTTGTTCTCCGGCAGCACCGAGGCGATCGAGTGGGCCGAGGAGCTGCTGCTGCGCAAGCACGGCTGCAGCTCGCTGGTGCCCGAGACCGTGGCCCTGCCCGACTTCGTGGCGCTGGCGCCCCTGACGGACGAGCAGATCGCCGACCTCGACGCGGCCATGGAGCGGCGCGTCTACGAGGACGGCGACCTGATCCGCCGGTCGGGCCAGAAGTTCGGCGGAATCTACTTCATCACCTCGGGCCACGTGGCCGCGAGCACCGCGCACGGCGGACACCACGTCCGCCATGCGACGCTCGGCCCGGGCATGACGTTCGGCGAGATCGCTCTGGGCGGCGGCGCTCCCGTCCGGGTCCGCGCCGAGGGCCAGGTGAACCTCCTGGTCCTGACGGCGGACGCGATCGAGAAGATCGAGCGCGACAACACCGCGCTCGCGCTGGCCTTGTGGAAGGCCGTGGCCACCGACGCGTACACGCGCGTGGAACAGAACCTGCAGGAGGTCGCCGTCCGCGTCCGCATCTGA
- a CDS encoding ABC transporter ATP-binding protein — protein sequence MSTEATRPEAADERGGRAGVVPGATGGADLIIENVSKRFATFTAVDDLSLTIPSGSFFALLGPSGCGKSTTLRIVAGLEQPSEGTLRIGTEDVTDLPSHRRPVNTVFQSYALFPHMTVLDNVAFGLKQRKVADAVARAKEALELVELAHLANRKPAQLSGGQQQRVALARAVVNRPQVLLLDEPLGALDMKLRRQMQVELKQIQTELGLTFVHVTHDQEEAMTMADVVAVMNKGRIEQMGAPRELYELPKTAFVANFLGKSNLMRGKVVGRDGEYLLVEAAGGVQRLRADRAVADSGEVVLGVRPEKMRIFTAGEESVPEGHNRLDGTIVDASFTGVSTEYLIDVPGVGIVGTFTQNMGQVTGEAGDSAVMCWDPDFTFGLAGDDDVAAGAAERES from the coding sequence ATGAGCACCGAAGCAACCAGGCCGGAAGCGGCCGACGAGCGGGGCGGCCGCGCCGGCGTCGTCCCCGGGGCGACCGGCGGAGCCGATCTGATCATCGAGAACGTGAGCAAGCGGTTCGCGACGTTCACCGCCGTCGACGACCTGTCGCTGACGATCCCCTCCGGCTCCTTCTTCGCCCTCCTCGGCCCCTCCGGCTGCGGCAAGTCCACGACCCTGCGCATCGTCGCCGGGCTCGAGCAGCCCTCCGAGGGCACGCTGCGCATCGGGACCGAGGACGTCACCGATCTGCCCTCGCACCGGCGGCCGGTCAACACGGTCTTCCAGTCCTACGCGCTGTTCCCGCACATGACCGTGCTGGACAACGTGGCGTTCGGGCTCAAGCAGCGCAAGGTGGCCGACGCCGTCGCCCGCGCCAAGGAGGCCCTCGAGCTCGTCGAGCTCGCGCACCTGGCCAACCGGAAGCCCGCCCAGCTCTCGGGCGGTCAGCAGCAGCGCGTTGCGCTGGCCCGCGCCGTGGTGAATCGCCCGCAGGTCCTGCTGCTCGATGAGCCGCTCGGCGCCCTCGACATGAAGTTGCGCCGGCAGATGCAGGTCGAGCTCAAGCAGATTCAGACCGAGCTGGGGCTCACGTTCGTGCACGTCACCCACGATCAGGAGGAGGCCATGACCATGGCCGACGTCGTGGCCGTCATGAACAAGGGCCGGATCGAGCAGATGGGCGCCCCGCGCGAGCTCTACGAGCTGCCGAAGACGGCGTTCGTCGCCAACTTCCTCGGCAAGTCGAACCTCATGCGCGGGAAGGTCGTCGGCCGCGATGGCGAGTACCTGCTCGTCGAGGCTGCCGGGGGCGTGCAGCGCCTACGCGCCGACCGCGCCGTCGCCGATTCGGGTGAGGTCGTGCTCGGTGTGCGCCCGGAGAAGATGCGCATCTTCACCGCGGGTGAGGAGTCCGTGCCTGAGGGGCACAACCGGCTCGACGGCACGATCGTCGACGCCTCCTTCACGGGCGTGTCGACCGAGTACCTCATCGATGTGCCCGGAGTGGGCATCGTGGGCACGTTCACGCAGAACATGGGCCAGGTCACCGGCGAAGCCGGCGATTCGGCGGTCATGTGCTGGGATCCGGATTTCACGTTCGGTCTGGCCGGGGACGACGACGTCGCCGCCGGCGCCGCGGAGCGAGAATCATGA
- a CDS encoding LacI family DNA-binding transcriptional regulator codes for MKKVTIYDVAERAGVAPSTVSRALSNPDRVHASTREKIEAAAREVGYERQRPLRSEPRQTIAMVLPDIANPHFIKIIRGAELRAKSSQFTLVVVNGEESAQIELTQIRGLAQKVDGFVIASSRLPDHELLHVAREHKTVLLNREVEGLSSIVLDMQMGCRQILEHLASLGHTEFTYCAGPPGSWMGATRWAALRDGAADYGLEPHRIGPYAPTVAAGGVAADAALRSKPTALVAHNDMLALGIMQRLKGRGVTLPDDMSLVGFDNNFAAALVSTPLTTLDGPGAEVGGRGVDLLLRSIAEEPERRGTLTDPPNERITLPTELILRESSGLAPVR; via the coding sequence GTGAAGAAGGTAACGATCTACGACGTGGCCGAGCGCGCCGGCGTCGCGCCGTCGACGGTGTCGCGGGCGCTGAGCAACCCCGATCGCGTGCACGCGTCCACGCGGGAGAAGATCGAGGCCGCGGCGCGCGAGGTCGGCTACGAGCGGCAGCGGCCGCTGCGCAGCGAGCCGCGGCAGACGATCGCCATGGTGCTGCCGGACATCGCCAATCCGCACTTCATCAAGATCATCCGCGGCGCGGAGCTGCGGGCCAAGTCCTCTCAGTTCACGCTGGTGGTAGTCAACGGGGAGGAATCCGCCCAGATCGAGCTGACGCAGATCCGCGGGCTGGCGCAGAAGGTCGACGGCTTCGTGATCGCCTCCAGCCGCCTTCCGGACCACGAGCTGCTCCACGTCGCACGCGAACACAAGACGGTCCTGCTCAACCGCGAGGTCGAGGGGCTCTCCAGCATCGTCCTGGACATGCAGATGGGCTGCCGGCAGATCCTCGAGCACCTCGCCTCGCTCGGCCACACGGAGTTCACCTACTGTGCGGGGCCGCCCGGTTCCTGGATGGGCGCCACGCGCTGGGCCGCCCTGCGCGACGGGGCGGCCGACTACGGGCTCGAGCCGCACCGCATCGGCCCGTACGCCCCCACCGTCGCCGCCGGCGGGGTCGCCGCGGACGCGGCTCTCCGCTCGAAGCCGACGGCGCTCGTCGCGCACAACGACATGCTCGCCCTGGGCATCATGCAGCGACTCAAGGGCCGCGGGGTCACCCTGCCCGATGACATGAGCCTCGTCGGATTCGACAACAATTTCGCCGCCGCGCTCGTCTCGACGCCCCTCACGACCCTCGACGGCCCCGGCGCGGAGGTGGGCGGACGCGGCGTGGACCTGCTGCTGCGGTCGATCGCGGAGGAACCCGAGCGGCGCGGCACGCTGACCGACCCGCCCAACGAGAGGATCACGCTGCCGACGGAACTCATCCTGCGCGAATCCTCGGGCCTGGCTCCGGTGCGGTAG
- a CDS encoding ABC transporter permease: MSAAATRRPEPAEDLSAAEQQAEKARGRVGVGLIVPGFVFLLLFFAAPVFVLLAMSLYARPPGAETGVFVPAFEVSNYVVALSEYWVPLLRSFLFAAIATVLALFIGYTMAYLVAVRLRQQKLLASILLVILIAPFFSSFVLRTQAWKQILSDEGFVVEVLRFVAILPEDGRLTATAFAVVAGLTYNFLPFMALPIYASLERLDTRLLEAAGDLYASPMTAFRKVTLPLSMPGVFAGTLLTFIPASGDYINATILGNNRDTAMIGQVIDSRFFKIVDYPTAAALSAVLMVIILILVMAYIRKFGTKELF; this comes from the coding sequence ATGAGCGCGGCCGCCACCCGGCGCCCCGAGCCGGCCGAGGACCTGTCCGCGGCCGAGCAGCAGGCGGAGAAGGCCCGCGGGCGCGTCGGCGTCGGACTCATCGTCCCCGGGTTCGTGTTCCTGCTGCTCTTCTTCGCGGCCCCGGTGTTCGTGCTGTTGGCGATGTCGCTGTACGCGCGGCCACCCGGAGCTGAAACCGGCGTGTTCGTGCCCGCGTTCGAGGTCTCCAACTACGTCGTGGCCCTCAGCGAGTACTGGGTGCCGCTGCTGCGGTCGTTCCTCTTCGCGGCCATCGCGACCGTCCTAGCGCTGTTCATCGGCTACACGATGGCGTACCTGGTTGCAGTGCGGCTGCGCCAGCAGAAGCTGCTCGCCTCGATCCTGCTGGTCATCCTCATCGCCCCGTTCTTCTCCAGCTTCGTGCTGCGCACGCAGGCGTGGAAGCAGATCCTTTCCGACGAGGGCTTCGTCGTCGAGGTCCTGCGGTTCGTGGCGATCCTGCCGGAGGACGGGCGGCTGACCGCGACGGCGTTCGCCGTCGTCGCCGGCTTGACCTACAACTTCCTGCCCTTCATGGCGCTGCCGATCTACGCGAGTCTCGAACGTCTCGACACGCGCCTGCTGGAGGCGGCCGGTGACCTCTACGCCTCGCCCATGACCGCGTTCCGCAAGGTCACGCTGCCGCTGTCGATGCCGGGAGTCTTCGCCGGGACGCTGCTGACATTCATCCCCGCCTCCGGCGACTACATCAATGCCACGATCCTCGGCAACAACCGGGACACCGCCATGATCGGCCAGGTCATCGACTCGCGCTTCTTCAAGATCGTCGACTACCCGACGGCTGCGGCGCTCTCCGCGGTGCTGATGGTCATTATCCTGATCCTGGTCATGGCCTACATCCGCAAGTTCGGGACGAAGGAGCTGTTCTAG
- a CDS encoding TRAP transporter small permease, translated as MAENDADTRRGFWPRLVRAATAVELGLAAAAAATIFVLVLLQAFQRYLPVDGWSWTGELARFSLVWLTFVAAGVLVTRDGHIALQVVDTIRRPLLVRTVHVIANVVLMVIALLFARECLALISGSGVIKSPAMRMPMSWHYILPFIGFVSTAIRAGAVAWIVIRRGVAESHDTDSLALNVNREVQS; from the coding sequence GTGGCTGAGAACGATGCTGACACCCGCCGCGGCTTCTGGCCGCGCCTCGTCCGCGCAGCGACCGCCGTAGAACTCGGACTGGCTGCCGCGGCGGCAGCGACGATCTTCGTCCTCGTCCTGCTGCAGGCGTTCCAGCGCTACCTGCCGGTGGACGGCTGGTCGTGGACGGGCGAGCTGGCGAGGTTCAGTCTGGTCTGGTTGACGTTCGTCGCCGCCGGGGTCCTCGTGACCCGAGACGGGCACATCGCACTGCAGGTCGTCGACACGATCCGGCGCCCGCTGCTCGTGCGGACCGTGCACGTCATCGCCAACGTCGTGCTGATGGTGATCGCCCTGCTCTTCGCCCGCGAGTGCCTCGCGCTCATCTCCGGGTCTGGCGTGATCAAGTCGCCGGCGATGCGCATGCCGATGTCCTGGCACTACATCCTCCCGTTCATCGGGTTCGTCAGCACCGCGATCCGCGCCGGCGCCGTCGCCTGGATCGTCATCCGCCGCGGCGTGGCCGAATCGCACGACACCGATTCCCTCGCCCTCAACGTCAACCGTGAGGTCCAGTCATGA
- a CDS encoding TRAP transporter large permease, which yields MTVVLMLLAIAALLLLRVPVAFAFLGPGLVYLIATGQSVGLAMRLVAEATASFPLLAVPLFVLLGTLAAHAGIAERLFDFALAIMGKVHGGLGYVSIGVSLGFSWMSGSAVADAAALGKVQVPQMVRHGYSRRFSLGVVGSSALIAPVMPPSIPAVIFAGLGAVSTGALFAASVLPAVLMAVGLTIVVFILARRQPGLTHVGFSWELVRKTGKRVIAPLAAPVIILGGILGGYFTPTEAAAVGAAYMLILGLCYRTLSLKDLPKVFIETVMTTAAIMLIVASAALIGYVFARERVPQDLASLILGITENPMFFLALVAVLMLVLGTVVDAVAVLVLTVPMLMPIATQIGVDPIVLGVLMIVSLMIGLLTPPVGTVLFVLASTLKVPVGEVFRGCLPFIVPLVAVCVLIIVFPDMVMWLPARLGL from the coding sequence ATGACCGTCGTCCTGATGCTGCTCGCCATTGCGGCGCTCCTGCTGCTGCGCGTGCCGGTGGCCTTCGCGTTCCTCGGCCCCGGGCTCGTCTACCTCATCGCCACCGGCCAGTCGGTCGGACTCGCGATGCGTCTCGTCGCGGAGGCCACGGCGAGCTTCCCGCTGCTCGCCGTCCCCCTGTTCGTGCTCCTCGGCACGCTCGCCGCGCACGCCGGCATCGCCGAGCGGCTCTTCGACTTCGCGCTGGCCATCATGGGCAAGGTGCACGGCGGACTCGGCTACGTCAGCATCGGCGTGAGCCTCGGCTTCTCCTGGATGAGCGGGTCGGCCGTCGCCGACGCCGCAGCCCTCGGCAAGGTCCAGGTGCCGCAGATGGTCCGCCACGGCTACAGCCGGCGCTTCAGCCTCGGCGTGGTCGGCTCCTCGGCCCTCATCGCACCGGTCATGCCCCCGAGCATCCCGGCCGTGATCTTCGCCGGACTCGGCGCCGTGTCCACGGGAGCGCTCTTCGCCGCGTCCGTCCTCCCGGCCGTGCTCATGGCCGTCGGCCTGACGATCGTCGTCTTCATCCTGGCCCGGCGGCAGCCCGGGCTCACCCACGTGGGCTTCTCGTGGGAGCTCGTCCGCAAGACGGGCAAGCGCGTGATCGCACCCCTGGCCGCCCCGGTCATCATCCTCGGCGGCATCCTCGGCGGCTACTTCACCCCGACCGAGGCGGCGGCCGTCGGCGCCGCTTACATGCTGATCCTTGGTCTCTGCTACCGGACGCTCTCGCTCAAGGACTTGCCCAAGGTCTTCATCGAAACCGTCATGACGACGGCAGCGATCATGCTGATCGTCGCCTCCGCCGCCCTCATCGGCTACGTTTTCGCCCGCGAACGCGTTCCGCAGGACCTGGCCTCCCTCATCCTCGGCATCACGGAGAACCCGATGTTCTTCCTGGCGCTCGTCGCGGTCCTCATGCTCGTGCTCGGCACGGTGGTCGACGCCGTCGCCGTGCTGGTGCTGACCGTGCCGATGCTCATGCCCATCGCCACCCAGATCGGCGTGGATCCGATCGTCCTCGGCGTCCTCATGATCGTCTCGCTCATGATCGGCCTGCTGACGCCGCCCGTCGGCACCGTGCTCTTCGTCCTCGCCTCGACCCTCAAGGTCCCGGTGGGCGAGGTGTTCCGCGGCTGCCTGCCCTTCATCGTCCCGCTCGTCGCGGTCTGCGTGCTGATCATCGTCTTCCCCGACATGGTCATGTGGCTGCCCGCCCGCTTGGGCCTCTGA
- a CDS encoding M50 family metallopeptidase, with product MTGLETWWDALRDGFDRAAPVHLDAQLVVLVIGAAVALSVPRVTRRWFGLYVTFVHELGHALAALMTGRVVRGIRLRLDHSGEMVSAGRGRAGSIWSGFWGYPAPAVAGALMIWSASAGWAGAALSLGAAMLLVSLLFIRNWLGVLIALVCAGVAQGLVVFVPQRGVGVVVLVLGIGLLVGAVRDWFKVAAVHRGRGDRRNSDAYLLARMSGVPALVWLSGFALVIGASSYWALLALARIAT from the coding sequence ATGACAGGATTAGAGACGTGGTGGGACGCGCTGCGGGACGGCTTCGACCGGGCAGCTCCGGTGCATTTGGACGCGCAGTTGGTGGTGCTCGTGATCGGGGCGGCCGTGGCTCTCTCCGTGCCCCGGGTGACGAGGCGGTGGTTCGGGCTGTACGTGACGTTCGTGCACGAGCTCGGGCACGCCCTCGCGGCGCTCATGACCGGCCGGGTCGTGCGCGGGATCCGGCTGCGGCTGGACCATTCCGGCGAAATGGTCAGCGCCGGTCGCGGGCGTGCCGGGAGCATCTGGTCGGGTTTCTGGGGCTATCCGGCGCCCGCCGTGGCCGGGGCGCTGATGATCTGGTCGGCTTCGGCTGGGTGGGCCGGCGCCGCGCTCTCGCTCGGTGCCGCGATGCTGCTCGTCTCGCTGCTCTTCATCCGCAACTGGCTGGGGGTCCTGATCGCGCTCGTGTGCGCCGGCGTCGCGCAGGGCCTGGTCGTATTCGTCCCGCAACGGGGCGTGGGTGTGGTCGTGCTGGTCCTCGGGATCGGTCTGCTCGTTGGCGCGGTACGCGACTGGTTCAAGGTGGCCGCGGTGCACCGCGGCCGCGGCGACCGGAGGAACTCGGACGCCTACCTGCTCGCGCGGATGAGCGGCGTGCCGGCCCTCGTGTGGCTGAGCGGCTTCGCGCTGGTCATCGGGGCGTCGTCGTACTGGGCCCTGCTCGCGCTCGCGCGCATCGCGACCTGA
- a CDS encoding ABC transporter permease: MRLKQHMGRWLVPVLGGLAFVYLLVPIAYIFVFSFNDAGRTNLTWQGFTFSNWQNPCGAPNICDALGNSLSIAFVATIIATVLGTAIALGLARYKFRFRKLADILIILPLATPEVVLGASLLAQFLNLGWQLGYWTVVISHVTFCMAFVVVTVRARVSSLDGRLEEAAGDLYASPRTTFWKVTFPLLLPGIMAAALLSFAMSFDDFIIANFNSGTFDTFPKFIYVAATRGIPAQANVIGSGIFLIALAIVVVGTVISYRRQKALAAR; the protein is encoded by the coding sequence ATGCGCCTCAAGCAGCACATGGGCCGCTGGCTGGTCCCCGTCCTCGGCGGGCTGGCGTTCGTGTACCTTCTGGTCCCGATCGCCTACATCTTCGTCTTCTCCTTCAACGACGCCGGCCGCACCAACCTGACGTGGCAGGGCTTCACGTTCTCCAACTGGCAGAACCCGTGCGGGGCGCCGAACATCTGCGACGCGCTCGGCAACTCGCTGTCGATCGCGTTCGTCGCCACGATCATCGCGACCGTGCTCGGCACCGCGATCGCGCTCGGACTGGCCCGGTACAAGTTCCGCTTCCGCAAGCTCGCCGACATCCTCATCATCCTGCCGCTCGCGACCCCCGAGGTAGTGCTCGGCGCCTCGCTGCTCGCGCAGTTCCTGAACCTCGGGTGGCAGCTCGGTTACTGGACCGTGGTCATCTCGCACGTCACGTTCTGCATGGCGTTCGTCGTCGTCACGGTCCGGGCCCGCGTCTCCTCGCTCGACGGGCGGCTCGAGGAGGCCGCCGGCGACCTGTACGCCTCCCCGCGCACGACGTTCTGGAAGGTGACGTTCCCGCTGCTGCTGCCCGGCATCATGGCGGCGGCCCTGCTGAGCTTTGCGATGAGCTTCGACGATTTCATCATCGCGAACTTCAACTCGGGCACGTTCGACACGTTCCCGAAGTTCATCTACGTCGCGGCCACCCGCGGCATCCCGGCGCAGGCCAACGTGATCGGGTCCGGCATCTTCCTCATCGCTTTGGCGATCGTGGTAGTCGGCACCGTGATCTCCTACCGGCGGCAGAAGGCGCTCGCCGCACGGTAG